The genome window GCATCTACCAACGCAAAAGCAAGTTGGCGAGCTCCTCCGAATCAGCCGGGCATTCTCGCTCCGCTGCATCCACACCATGGGCCGCCTCGCTCGAGAAAGCGGTGTTCCGCTGCTTCATGCTTTACGTGATCGCTCGCGTAGCCGGTTGGGGATGGAGCGAAGGTCCCTTCGATGGTTTTGAGTGGGTTTCGTCGGTGGATGGGTTTGTATTGTTAATTCCTGTCGCGTTTGTAGGACGCCAGTGTTTTCAGTATGCGGTGACCGCCAAGGCATCGCTGGCGAGTGTGGCTTACTTAACGAGCGTGATGACCTTGTTTGCATTCCTTTTGTTGGCCTCGCATTATGAAAACAACCAATGGGTGGTCCAGCTGGCACTGGCCTCGGCGATCTTTCATTCCTTGGAATACATGTCGATTGTGACTTGGTCGATGAGCGGATCACGGGGATCGAGCAAATCAAATGCGTTGGCCAGACTTTCCAAAATGTGGTTGTTTTTCTTAATTGTATTCGTGGTCGTGATTGGATTAGGCAATTACCTGCTTTCACGTGGCTATTTCGAGTTGTGGGTGTTCGTCAATATTGTGGTCGCGTTTTGGCATTACTGTTTTGACGGCATGATTTGGAAGTCGCGTAAACCGTCTTCGGCCGCTTCCCCCGCAACGGCAGTCGCATCATGAACTCATCTTCGCTTACGTTCCGTTGGGGCTGGATCGCTTATGGTTCGATGGCGATCGGTGCGGTGGCTATCTGCAGCATGCTGCTGTCAAACTCCGAAGGTGTCGTGCAAGTGTTCGGTCGCTGGGACGTCGTCGCCTGTGCCTTTTTAGCCGCGTTTCCCTTTGCGGTGTGGGTTGTCCAGTCATTTTGTAAATTCTCTAGCTGGCATAAACTTGGCATCGCGTTCGGGGGCGTTGCGGTCGCTGCCGCGATCACCGTGTTTGCAGCGGCGATCACTCAGCTTCCTGATCAAAGTGTGATCACGCTGACCGTATGCCGCAGCGTGATCGCGATGGCGGTGATGATGGCCGTGGCGTTTGCGGGCACGACCGTAATGCCGTCGCCACGTTTACCCGTGTTTGCGCAGCACGGATGGTTGCGATTCGCGATGCTTGTCGCATTGGCGACGCTAGTGCCAGCGGCCTATGCGGACGCGGTTGCGGATGGGATTCGTATTGATCTCGAGCGATCACTGGAAACCCGTCGTTTTGCACTGGCGAATCGACAAGCGGAACAGTTTGCCCAGTTGAATCCTGGCGGCATCGTTCATCAGAAATCGGTACGAAAAGTCCAGCAGGAACTGAAAAACATCGTCGCAAAACTGCAATCCGAAGCTCGCCAGCCTCTCTCTGCTGATGCCTCGGTTAGCGTGCTAGGCCAGCGGATCACGGTGTTGATGCATTTGGATCGCAATGAGGATGCGTTGCAGTTGCTCGAGCCACTGACTCGCGGTGATCGTTTTCAGCCGGTTAGCTTGGACTATAAAGGACTGTGTTTCCAGCGTTTGAATCAGATGTCGCAAAGCTTGGAGTCCTATCAGGCAGCGGTGGCTTACTGGGAGTCGCAACCCGCA of Novipirellula caenicola contains these proteins:
- a CDS encoding tetratricopeptide repeat protein yields the protein MNSSSLTFRWGWIAYGSMAIGAVAICSMLLSNSEGVVQVFGRWDVVACAFLAAFPFAVWVVQSFCKFSSWHKLGIAFGGVAVAAAITVFAAAITQLPDQSVITLTVCRSVIAMAVMMAVAFAGTTVMPSPRLPVFAQHGWLRFAMLVALATLVPAAYADAVADGIRIDLERSLETRRFALANRQAEQFAQLNPGGIVHQKSVRKVQQELKNIVAKLQSEARQPLSADASVSVLGQRITVLMHLDRNEDALQLLEPLTRGDRFQPVSLDYKGLCFQRLNQMSQSLESYQAAVAYWESQPASDAKRSGLASAWKGIGFAARRLDQRTLEEQAYRTLVEIDPTAESHLLLAQCYREHQKTRLAAEHSTMAMQLDPTMQSQSESILSSMSMDHFGCLQVPRR